In a single window of the Cytophagia bacterium CHB2 genome:
- a CDS encoding ABC transporter permease — protein sequence MSWWYCLKEAFDGLTRAKLAALIAALTMAGALVLMGLFALATHNFVEIAGSLRSRIELEIFVDNARDESGIQKLRRQIEAVPGVAKVKYVSRQEATEIFRKEFGDGFIDLLASNPLPPSFQVALQKSHQHSLAAQQLASRLRALDGVDEVVYRRDFVQQVERYIDFAMLAGLIIGLVVCLGSFFVVINHVRLVAYAKRRTIETMQLVGATRFFVTTPLLLQGLFQGIAGSALAWAFFYLLQKFLLSSYPEIIRFPSYFMPALAGFGILLGLVAAYLGVKRYIK from the coding sequence TTGAGCTGGTGGTACTGCCTCAAAGAGGCATTTGACGGATTAACGCGCGCGAAACTGGCAGCGCTCATCGCAGCCCTCACGATGGCAGGCGCACTCGTTCTCATGGGATTGTTTGCGCTGGCCACGCACAATTTCGTCGAGATCGCCGGCTCTCTGCGCAGCCGTATCGAATTGGAAATTTTTGTTGATAATGCGCGCGACGAGTCCGGCATCCAAAAATTGCGCCGGCAAATCGAGGCAGTTCCGGGCGTGGCCAAGGTCAAATATGTTTCGCGGCAAGAAGCTACGGAAATTTTCCGCAAGGAATTCGGCGACGGGTTCATCGACCTGCTCGCGTCGAATCCTCTGCCGCCTTCGTTCCAAGTTGCGCTGCAAAAATCGCATCAACACAGCCTCGCAGCGCAGCAACTGGCCAGCCGCTTGCGCGCGCTCGACGGCGTTGATGAAGTCGTTTACCGCCGCGATTTTGTGCAACAGGTGGAACGCTACATCGATTTTGCGATGCTTGCGGGCCTCATCATCGGGCTGGTGGTTTGTCTGGGCTCGTTTTTCGTGGTGATCAATCACGTGCGGCTGGTGGCGTATGCCAAGCGCCGCACCATTGAAACGATGCAGCTTGTTGGTGCAACCCGCTTTTTCGTCACTACGCCGCTGCTGCTGCAAGGCCTGTTTCAAGGCATTGCCGGCAGCGCTTTGGCATGGGCTTTTTTCTATCTACTGCAAAAATTTTTGCTTTCGTCCTACCCTGAAATCATTCGCTTCCCCTCCTACTTCATGCCTGCGCTTGCCGGGTTTGGCATTCTGCTCGGCCTTGTGGCTGCTTATCTCGGCGTAAAAAGATACATCAAATAG
- the ftsE gene encoding cell division ATP-binding protein FtsE, with product MNLVRLSNVALKYPGGDGLQSVNLIVRKGEFVFLVGPTGAGKSTVLKMIYMAEKPSEGTVVVGRFNSKTVTAKQIPLLRRQLGIVFQDFRLLEDRNVYDNVAFVLIVTGSKQKDIKRSVLRVLAQVGLSHKRYSMPHELSGGEQQRVAIARALVNNPFMILADEPTGNLDPATSAGIMELLDKINARGTAILMATHTYSLVEGVNRRVVRIEGGVTTS from the coding sequence ATGAATCTCGTTCGGCTGTCAAATGTTGCGCTCAAATATCCCGGCGGGGATGGCTTGCAGTCCGTGAATTTGATCGTGCGCAAAGGCGAGTTTGTTTTTCTCGTGGGCCCGACCGGGGCCGGAAAAAGCACCGTGCTCAAGATGATTTATATGGCCGAGAAGCCCTCGGAGGGCACGGTGGTGGTCGGGCGTTTCAATTCAAAGACGGTGACGGCAAAACAAATTCCATTGTTACGCCGGCAGCTTGGCATCGTCTTTCAGGATTTCCGTTTGTTGGAAGATCGCAACGTTTATGACAATGTTGCCTTCGTGTTGATTGTTACGGGCAGCAAACAAAAAGACATCAAACGCAGCGTGCTGCGTGTGCTTGCCCAGGTGGGGTTGAGCCACAAGCGTTACAGCATGCCGCACGAGTTGTCCGGCGGCGAGCAGCAACGCGTGGCGATTGCGCGCGCATTGGTCAACAACCCGTTTATGATATTGGCGGATGAGCCGACCGGCAACCTCGATCCGGCGACCAGCGCCGGCATCATGGAGCTGTTGGACAAAATCAATGCGCGCGGCACCGCAATTTTGATGGCAACGCATACGTATTCTCTCGTGGAAGGCGTGAACCGGCGCGTCGTGCGCATCGAGGGAGGAGTGACGACATCTTGA
- a CDS encoding class I SAM-dependent methyltransferase, translating into MRWTSSQRTTEIAPYSLVAEFYDHLMRHVNYERWASYVMSLFPLADDRQTRATAARARVTRVLELACGTGQMLVELAKAGFTVFGSDRSAAMLRVARQRLMREGRHANLWCGDMREVAAVAQVDAAICLYDSINYCLTPEDLQRVFKSVAQLVRGGGLFIFDICTQHNCSRNFRNYIERDATSDFSYTRHAYYKAYKKLQFNDFKIIDETNREQEYCERHVQRVYSIREMGEQFMASGLWQEVGRFSGMSRRPGQERAERVHFVLKRNADIDQSNSSL; encoded by the coding sequence TTGCGGTGGACATCATCACAAAGAACGACGGAGATCGCGCCGTATAGCCTGGTGGCGGAGTTTTACGATCATCTCATGCGCCACGTGAATTATGAGCGCTGGGCAAGCTATGTCATGTCGCTGTTCCCGCTGGCAGATGATCGGCAAACTCGCGCAACCGCCGCGCGGGCCAGAGTCACGCGGGTTTTGGAGTTGGCGTGCGGCACGGGTCAAATGCTTGTTGAGCTTGCAAAAGCGGGATTCACAGTTTTCGGCAGTGATCGCTCGGCGGCCATGTTGCGCGTGGCCCGGCAGCGGCTCATGCGCGAGGGCCGGCATGCCAACTTGTGGTGTGGAGACATGCGTGAGGTTGCCGCAGTCGCTCAAGTCGATGCCGCGATTTGTCTGTACGACAGCATCAATTACTGCTTGACGCCGGAAGATTTGCAGCGGGTGTTTAAAAGTGTGGCGCAGCTCGTGCGCGGCGGCGGCTTGTTCATTTTTGATATTTGTACGCAACACAATTGCAGCAGAAATTTCCGCAATTATATCGAGCGTGATGCCACCTCAGACTTTTCCTACACGCGCCATGCTTATTACAAAGCCTACAAAAAATTGCAATTCAATGATTTTAAGATTATTGATGAAACGAATCGTGAGCAGGAATATTGCGAGCGGCATGTTCAGCGCGTTTATTCGATTCGCGAAATGGGTGAGCAATTTATGGCTAGCGGCCTCTGGCAGGAAGTCGGCCGTTTTAGCGGGATGTCGCGTCGTCCCGGGCAGGAGCGGGCGGAGCGTGTGCATTTCGTGCTGAAGCGAAATGCGGATATTGATCAAAGCAATTCTTCATTATGA
- the pdxA gene encoding 4-hydroxythreonine-4-phosphate dehydrogenase PdxA, whose product MAARFDGQQESALNRNNLNFKTLALTLGDINGIGPEVVLKALTQWLPSATVRVAIVAPVAAVQFWQKKLRIEQNFSIIRNFAEWPADEQVALMQTDCGDAAIEIGKWTVASGSVAAQALLHATAWAKIGLIDAIVTGPIAKVALAAAGYNYPGQTEFIAERQGVKHFAMMLIAGSFRVALVTTHLPLRNVAAAITQEKIIDKLRVLHRELRSRFNILAPKIAVTGLNPHAGESGMLGKEEEEIIKPALAQAQREGIAASGPFSADALFGRYANRAGDEKLSFDAFLTMYHDQGLIPLKMAGFGRAVNYTAGLPIVRTSPDHGTAFDIAGKGIANPTSMIEAIQLAVDIITKNDGDRAV is encoded by the coding sequence TTGGCGGCAAGATTCGATGGACAGCAGGAATCCGCATTGAACAGAAACAATCTAAACTTCAAAACCCTCGCCCTCACTCTCGGCGACATCAACGGCATTGGACCCGAGGTTGTTCTCAAAGCTTTGACGCAATGGTTGCCTTCAGCAACCGTTCGCGTTGCCATTGTCGCGCCGGTAGCGGCCGTTCAGTTCTGGCAAAAGAAGTTAAGAATCGAACAAAACTTTTCTATCATTCGAAATTTCGCAGAGTGGCCGGCTGATGAACAAGTTGCCCTGATGCAAACCGATTGTGGCGATGCGGCAATTGAAATTGGAAAATGGACAGTCGCCTCCGGAAGCGTTGCCGCACAGGCGCTGCTTCATGCCACGGCTTGGGCAAAAATTGGATTGATCGATGCCATCGTCACCGGGCCAATAGCGAAGGTCGCGCTGGCGGCGGCGGGTTACAACTATCCCGGCCAAACCGAATTTATCGCGGAGCGCCAGGGCGTAAAACACTTTGCCATGATGTTGATCGCTGGCAGCTTTCGCGTTGCGCTGGTCACGACGCATTTGCCATTGCGCAACGTTGCGGCGGCAATCACGCAGGAAAAGATTATCGATAAACTGCGTGTGCTGCACCGTGAATTGCGCAGTCGTTTTAACATTCTCGCGCCTAAAATTGCTGTCACCGGCTTGAATCCGCATGCCGGTGAGTCCGGTATGTTGGGCAAGGAAGAAGAAGAAATCATTAAACCGGCGTTGGCGCAGGCTCAACGCGAGGGCATTGCTGCAAGCGGCCCGTTTTCGGCAGATGCGCTTTTTGGAAGATATGCAAATCGCGCCGGCGATGAAAAATTATCGTTTGATGCCTTTCTAACGATGTATCACGATCAAGGCCTGATTCCTCTCAAGATGGCTGGCTTTGGCCGGGCAGTGAATTACACGGCCGGGCTGCCGATCGTGCGTACTTCGCCGGATCATGGCACGGCTTTCGACATCGCCGGCAAAGGCATTGCGAATCCCACGAGTATGATCGAGGCAATACAGCTTGCGGTGGACATCATCACAAAGAACGACGGAGATCGCGCCGTATAG
- a CDS encoding asparagine synthetase B, with the protein MPRFSSFIRAAFVSFYILAPPAFSQKTLIYMDLQQTDHLKAYGVAYWALDRGINVEWLLNYRGGSFMLDQYAEIERECRVRGVAFQNLGGGQAAQIYAEIEGANMEVVLLEKAPAIAIYTPQNKQVWDDAVTLALEYAEIPYTTLWDEEVLTGKLDEYDWLHLHHEDFSGQYGRFYASYHSAAWYQEEVIKNEAMAKKLGFNKVSELKKAVARTIKEYAARGGFLFAMCSATDTIDLGLAARNTDICAAIFDYDPPSPNCKQELDYNETLAFTNFTLEMNPMVYEFSDIDYPPSYNPGMRSAEADFFTLFEFSAKYDPVPAMLTQNHVSVVKGFMGQTTGFKRELIKKSVTVLADVPGTPQVKYIHGNVGRGTFTFYGGHDPEDYQHMVYDPPTQLSLHKNSPGYRLILNNILFPAAKKKKRKT; encoded by the coding sequence ATGCCTCGTTTCAGCAGTTTTATCCGGGCCGCTTTTGTTAGCTTTTACATTTTGGCGCCGCCAGCGTTCTCACAAAAAACGCTGATCTACATGGATTTGCAGCAAACCGATCATCTCAAAGCTTATGGCGTTGCGTATTGGGCATTGGATCGTGGCATCAACGTAGAATGGCTGCTCAATTATCGCGGCGGCTCATTTATGCTGGATCAGTACGCTGAAATTGAGCGCGAATGCCGGGTGCGGGGCGTGGCGTTTCAAAATCTCGGCGGCGGGCAAGCGGCGCAAATTTATGCCGAGATTGAAGGCGCAAACATGGAAGTCGTGCTGCTGGAAAAAGCGCCGGCTATCGCCATTTATACACCGCAGAACAAACAAGTTTGGGACGATGCCGTGACGCTGGCGTTGGAGTATGCCGAGATTCCCTATACCACGTTGTGGGATGAAGAAGTGTTGACCGGCAAACTTGACGAGTATGATTGGCTGCATTTGCATCATGAAGATTTTTCCGGGCAGTACGGGCGGTTTTATGCAAGCTATCATTCCGCAGCCTGGTATCAGGAAGAAGTGATCAAGAATGAAGCCATGGCAAAGAAGCTTGGTTTTAACAAGGTGTCGGAGTTGAAGAAAGCAGTTGCGCGCACAATCAAGGAGTATGCCGCGCGCGGCGGATTTTTGTTTGCCATGTGTTCCGCCACCGACACCATTGATCTCGGCCTGGCGGCGAGAAACACCGACATTTGTGCGGCGATTTTCGATTACGATCCGCCCTCACCCAACTGTAAGCAGGAGCTGGATTACAATGAAACCCTGGCATTTACGAATTTCACGCTGGAAATGAACCCGATGGTTTACGAGTTTTCGGATATCGACTATCCGCCGAGTTACAATCCCGGCATGCGCAGCGCGGAAGCGGATTTTTTTACGCTGTTCGAGTTCTCCGCCAAATATGACCCGGTGCCGGCCATGCTCACGCAAAATCACGTCTCAGTGGTGAAGGGTTTCATGGGGCAAACCACCGGCTTCAAGCGCGAGCTGATTAAGAAATCTGTGACTGTTTTGGCGGATGTGCCGGGCACGCCACAGGTCAAGTACATTCACGGCAATGTTGGCCGCGGCACGTTTACGTTTTATGGCGGCCATGATCCGGAGGATTATCAGCACATGGTCTATGATCCGCCGACGCAGTTATCCTTGCACAAGAATTCGCCCGGGTATCGTTTGATTCTGAATAATATTTTATTCCCGGCGGCGAAGAAGAAGAAGAGAAAGACGTGA
- a CDS encoding DUF104 domain-containing protein produces MIKSITHSRRMLGAATPQGLYTGLPRLHFGIKIKTLFRPKVRRTVMSETIRGIYRNGVIEPVEPLRLAEGTEVYVTVPRPNRREEILALYKKLEEQGLELEYNPDNLGKPFPEVKTVTIQGKPLSETIIEDRGPR; encoded by the coding sequence TTGATAAAGTCAATCACGCATTCGAGACGAATGTTGGGCGCTGCGACGCCCCAGGGCTTATATACCGGTTTACCACGCTTGCATTTTGGGATAAAAATCAAGACATTGTTCCGTCCCAAAGTAAGGAGAACGGTTATGAGTGAAACCATTCGAGGCATTTATCGCAACGGTGTCATCGAGCCTGTCGAACCGCTGCGCCTCGCAGAGGGGACGGAAGTCTACGTCACCGTGCCGCGGCCGAACCGGCGCGAGGAAATACTCGCCCTGTATAAAAAACTGGAAGAGCAGGGCTTGGAATTAGAATACAATCCCGACAACCTTGGCAAGCCTTTTCCGGAAGTAAAGACGGTGACAATACAAGGAAAGCCGCTTTCCGAGACGATCATCGAAGATCGAGGCCCGAGGTGA
- a CDS encoding type II toxin-antitoxin system VapC family toxin, whose amino-acid sequence MIYYCDSSALVKIYVEETGTAYMKNLRQQTDAGDAMITKIAGPEVLSALYRRLRIGDLTPEKVFVARQNFQGDFSGFFSRLAVSDAIIDFAMQLIDKYPLRGYDSVQLATALQLQSSLRASNGRNVTFLGSDKVLNSAAANEGLAVINPDEQE is encoded by the coding sequence GTGATTTATTATTGTGACAGCAGCGCACTCGTCAAAATCTATGTCGAGGAAACCGGTACGGCATACATGAAAAATCTTCGCCAGCAGACGGACGCTGGTGATGCCATGATCACCAAGATTGCTGGACCCGAGGTTTTGTCCGCCCTGTATCGACGTCTTCGCATCGGTGATCTAACCCCAGAAAAGGTTTTTGTAGCGCGCCAAAATTTCCAAGGAGATTTTTCTGGATTTTTTTCGCGCCTCGCGGTCTCAGATGCGATTATTGATTTTGCCATGCAACTGATCGACAAATACCCTTTGCGAGGATACGATTCAGTGCAACTGGCTACGGCACTGCAACTGCAAAGCTCACTGCGCGCTTCCAATGGTAGAAACGTCACCTTCCTGGGCTCCGATAAAGTATTGAATAGCGCCGCAGCCAACGAAGGCCTCGCCGTCATCAATCCTGATGAACAAGAGTAA